TCGGCCACGGACTCCACGGCATGCTAAGCAACCTCAAGTACTCAACACTCTCCGGCACGAGCGTCGCCCGTGACTTCCTCGAGTTCCCATCGCAGATCAACGAGCACTGGGCGATGTACGATGCCGTGCTGAAGAACTACGCGCTTCACTACGAGACCAAGGAGCCGATCCCGCAGTCGCTGGTGGATCGCATGAAGGCGGCCGAGACGTACGGTGCCGGCTTCCATACCATTGAGGTGGTCAAAGCAGCGTACCTCGATTTCCACTGGCATCGAGtcacggaggaggcggctgtgctgccaccggcacagatggaggaggcggcaatgAGGGCCTTTGGAGTTGGGATGACcgaggtgccgccgcgctacCACAGTGGGTACTTCCTGCACATTTTCGCTGGCGGGTACGCCTCGAACTACTACGTGTACCAGTGGGCGCGTGTGTTGGACTGCGACAGGTTCGAGTGGTTCCTGGAGAGCGGTGGGCTGACGCGCGAGAACGGCGATCacctgcgcgcgtgcgtgctcTCTGTGGGCAACTCGGTGGACGCCAACGTTGCGTACGAGAAGTTCGCTGGCCGCAAGGCCAACATGAAGGCGTTCCTGCGCATCAACGGTCTGCTGGACGAGTAGGCTTGATTatgatgtgtgtgtgtttgcgcgccgctgcgctcttcctccctcttcctcaaagtttcgccttctctccttttctgtcCTCGTCCCTGTTCGTGTCGCTTGTGTTCGCCGAACGCCTACGCCAGCGCG
This portion of the Leishmania panamensis strain MHOM/PA/94/PSC-1 chromosome 27 sequence genome encodes:
- a CDS encoding peptidyl dipeptidase, putative (TriTrypDB/GeneDB-style sysID: LpmP.27.2600~partially sequenced multicopy gene) — encoded protein: LERGVFYAAEKLYGVTMQRRTDLPVYHPDVMTFEMFDYTGESLAIFGLDPYARAGKRGGAWMTFFVRQASLLGQKPVVYNVLNIVKPAEGRPALLTRDNVTTLFHEFGHGLHGMLSNLKYSTLSGTSVARDFLEFPSQINEHWAMYDAVLKNYALHYETKEPIPQSLVDRMKAAETYGAGFHTIEVVKAAYLDFHWHRVTEEAAVLPPAQMEEAAMRAFGVGMTEVPPRYHSGYFLHIFAGGYASNYYVYQWARVLDCDRFEWFLESGGLTRENGDHLRACVLSVGNSVDANVAYEKFAGRKANMKAFLRINGLLDE